Part of the Patescibacteria group bacterium genome is shown below.
ATTTATGTTTACGCCAATAATAAACTCTGGTGTTTTGTTGATACCGGACTTAGCTGGGTGACCGTAACTTTAGACAAAGGAAATGATAAAAGCGTTTCACCGGCAGTTGATGACAGTGGTAACATTTATGTTGCTACTCTCTCAAATCCGGCCGCTTATTATGATTTTCTTTTATATGTCTATAATCCAAACGGAACAATGAAATGGGGATATACAGCCTTAACAGGTGAACCAACGGGTGTTCATGGAACACCAACAATTGGTCCTCATGGTGAAGTTCTAGTTTGGACTTATCCAACACAGAGTTGGCCTTCAAGTCTGTACTGCATAAATGAATCAGGGAGACTTTGGCAAAAATCATCGCCGAAAATTCGTTATTCAAGTGTAGGAATATTTGGAGACACGATTATTTATTGCGGAGATAACGGAATTACGGCTTGTCTTTTGTCTGATGGTAGCACTGTTTGGAACTATGCTTTAGCAGGTCCGATCACAATTTCTTCCCCAGCCATTGGTGCTGATGGAACAATTTACGTCGGCAATGATGCAGGCAAAGTTTTGGCAGTTTCCAAAAATGGAACTTTGTTATGGGAATATGACACCAAACAAGGACCTCTTGGAAGCCCGTCTATCGGTCCCAATAAGACGCTCCGCATCAATTCTTTAAGCGGCATATTGTATGTTTTTAAACAAGCAGTAGGGGTCGCAGAAAAAGAAAAAATTGAAAAAATGGTAACAGTGTCTCCGACCGTTTCAGCCACTAACTTTGAAATTCAAGCTCCGGAAAGAGCTATAAAGAAAGTGTATGATATAGCCGGTAAACTGGTTAAAACCATAGGGAGCTCAAGTTGGGATGGGACAAACGAATTAAACAAGAAGTTATCGAACGGAATGTACTTTATTAACGTAAGCGTAGGTGGAGCTACGGTTACGAAGAAGATAATATTGATGAGATGATCTTATCAATCACAAGGCAGGTGTAAAATTACACCTGCCTTTTTTATTCTTTAGAAAGGACTATTAAAGAGTGGGGGAATAGCTTATCCACAGCAGAAGGATTGACCCCCTCACAAGGAAAATTATTGTCTTTCTTAAAAATTATTACCTCCTTAAATATAAGTCTCTTAATTAAAATAAAATCAGTATATATATAAAATAATAAGAAACAATCAATTTTTATTGCCAAGCGAGTGAGGGAAAAGAAAATTTATTTTCTTTTCCGAGCGAGTGCGGGCAACACAAGGTTAATATCTTTTATAATTTTCCACATGTGAGGGGGTTGACAAAATGTTAATTTTTGTTTTATCCCCAAAAAGGGGGCTTGACAAATTCTCATTTTTATGATATATTATATAAATAAATAAAAGGACAGACCTATAACATAGATTTAAAGCTCTTTATAGCAATAATGTAAAATCAAGAAAATATAATTTATTTCGCATAATTAATTTATTTTAAATGTTTATCATTATGAAAAATATGAAAAAGTTAAGTTTATTTCTCACAGTCTGTTTAGCAAGTTTTATTATCTTAGGCAATTCTCCATTGCCTGCTTTTGCATTAACTGAATTTAACACAGTGTATGTTTCTACAAACGTAGAAATAGGGGGTACTGTTTATCCTTATTTGGCAACTGTTTATGCCAGTGATGCAAGTTCTGTTAAAGTAATCGTGGAAGATCCAAGAGGAACTCAGTTTGAAAATGATTTATCTATGCATCAGGGAACAACATGGTTTGGTCCGATATCAATTTCACCTAATAATGAAGGAGGACTTTGGAAAGTGGCAAGAGTTGATATTGTAGATAATGGAGGCGCGTCTACTTCTTATTCCGAACAAACCGATCCGGGTATTTTTGCCATGTCCGGCACAACTTTTAATGTTTATAATTCACCCAAATATATTGATTCTTTTACTTTTGAAGGATTAAATCCAGCGGTTGCCGGTGTTATTAATGAAGAAACTCATAAAATTACCGCAACTGTACCTTCTGGCACGGATTTACTTACACTTGCGCCAACCGTCGTTTTTCACGGATCATCTATTAGTCCGATAAGCGGTACTGCTCAAGATTTTACCGATTCAGTTGCTAACCCGGTAATTTATACTGTGACTGCGGAAGATAATGCAACCAAGGATTATGAAGTCACTGTTAATGTGGCGGCTAGTACTGATAAAGCGATTACTTCTTTTACTATTCCAGGTCAGGTAGGCGATACAACTATAAATGAAGCTGATGAAAATAATTATACTATTAATTTAAATATGCCTCATGGCACGAAGGTAACTGCTCTCACCCCAACCGTTATTATTAAGGGTAATGAAGTTGAACCAAAATCGGGCATAACTCAAAATTTTGCTAATCCACGAGTTAAATATACAGTTACATCTGCGGTTGATTCCGGTGATACTCAAGATTATTTCGTTACCGTAAATGTTCTTAATAGAATTGATGATACACTACCATATCTTAATAATGACCAGAACAACCCTGATGGCGTGACAATTAATCCATCAATTATACATATAGGAAATTCTGTCACCGCAACTGTCAAAGCTCATGATGTGGGATCGGGTGTTGAATTTGCTAAAGTAACTATTGCCAGTCCGTCAGGAAATCAAACAGTTGAGTGCACCACTCAAGACTCAGAATTCTCTTGTGATTTATTAATTCCATTAAATGGCGAGCTTGGAATTTGGGAAGTAAAAAAACTTGATATTAAAGATTACGCGGGAAATATTGCGCATTTTAATTATCCAGAAGGTAATCCTTCCAAACTTCCTACATTCACTGTCACCAGTTCAGCCAAAGATATTACTTCTTTCAGTTTCCCGGAAGGCGTAGGTGCTATTACCGGAACTGATATTGCCGTGACTGTCCCATTTGGAACACTTCCTTTACTTACTCCGACAATTACGGTTTCCGAAGGAGCAACAGTCAGTCCTTGGAGTGGAATACTTCAAGATTTTACCGACCCGGTAACTTATACTGTTACTGCGGCCGATTCTTCCACAAAAGTTTATACTGTGACTGTAACTGTCGCAGCCAATCCAACCAAATCAATTACATCTTTTAATTTTAATGAATTAAATCCGGATGTTATTGGTGTTATTAATGAAAATAACCACACTGTCGCTTTAACTGTTCCTTTTGGAACAGACGTGACAATGTTGACACCAACCATTGCTATTACCGGATCATTTATTAATCCATTGAGCGGCATACCTCAAGATTTTACCAATCCGGTAACCTATACTGTCACTGCCACGGATATGACAACTCAAGATTATACTGTCACTGTTGCTGTGGCTCCTAGCCCGGCGAAAGCGATTACTGCTTTCAGTTTTGTGGCTCCGGAAGCCAATGGCGTTATCAACGAAGCCAATCACACTATTGCCGTTACTGTTCCTTTTGGAACTAACGTGACAATGTTGACACCAACCATTACTATTACCGGACAATCAGTTTGGCCGATAAGCGGCACTGCTCAAGATTTTTCAATTCCGGTTGATTATACTGTTACTGCGGCTGATATGACAATTCAAACTTATACTGTTACGGTTGTTGTCGCCGCCACCAGTTCTGAAAAAGAAATTACATCTTTCATTTTTAATGAATTAACTCCGGCAGCTGTTGGTGTTATTAACGGTGATGTTATCACAGTAATTGTTCCGTTTGGAACCAATGTGACAATGTTGACTCCAACCATTGCGCATACCGGATTATTTGTTAATCCATTCAGCGGTATAGCTCGTGATTTTACAACTCCGCAAACTTATACTGTCACGGCCGCGGATTTTTCACAAAGAGTTTATACTGTGAATGTTACTGTGGCTCTTAATCCGGCCAAAGCAATTACTGCTTTTACAATTCCTAACCAAGTAGGTACTACAACTATCAATGAAGCTACTCATAATATTCATTTGACTATGCCGTTTGGCGCAGACGTGACAATGCTTGTGCCGACCATCGTGCATACCGGATTATTTGTTAATCCATTAAGTGATACTGCTCAAGATTTCACCAGCCCGGTAACTTATACTGTTACTGCTGCTGATTCTTCTACTCAAGCTTACACGGTAACTGTTGCCGCAGCCACCAGTTCAGCTAAAGCAATTACTTCATTTATTATTTCTGATCAAGCAGCGGCTATTAACGAAACCGATCACACGATCACTTTAACCATGTCTTATGGCACGGTTGTGACCGCGCTCGTTCCGACTATCACGGTTTCTGCCGGAGCAACGGTTAATCCCGCTTCTGGCGTAGCTCAAAATTTTTCCAGCCCGGTAACTTATACTGTTACTGCTGCTGATAATTCCACTCAAACCTATACTGTTACCATAACTGTTAGAGGCGGCGGTGGAGGCGGAGGCGGCGGTGGAAGTTCTTATACTTACAGCTCTGCCAAGGCAATCACAGCTTTCAGTTTTGATGGATTAAAACCAATCGTAGGCACTATTAATGAAACAAATTATACAGTTCTTTTGGTTGCTCCTTATGGCACAGACGTAACTCATTTAGTGCCGACTATCACGGTTTCTGATAAAGCAAAAATTTCTCCAGTTTCAGGTGTTGCTCAAAATTTCACCAATCCTGTTGTTTACACAGTCACTGCCGAGAGCGGCGCAATGCAAACTTATACTGTGACCGTAGCCTTTACTCAAAATATTAAAACAGGTGATATTAACAAGGATGGAAAAGTTGATAAATATGACTTCTCAATATTGATGGCAAATTGGGGACAGACAGGTTTAAACATTTGCGATGTCAATACTGACAGCAAAGTCGATAAATATGATTTCTCATTATTAATGTTAAATTGGTCTCTATAAGAATAAATAAATAATTATAAATATGAAAAATATGAAAAATATAAAAATGAAAATTGTATTATTGACAACTGTCCTCTTATTGTCGGTTGCCGGTTTTATCGGAACAGCAGATGCTGCCAGTACTTTCTTGTACGTCTCTCCGACAAACGTCAGCAAAACTGCCGGAAGCGTATTTAACGCAACCGTAGGACTTAATAATGCCGGTGATAAGGTTTGCACCATTGAAGGTACTTTGGTTTTTAACAATTTAACTTGTCAGGGCATAACTCTTTCAAGTGGTTTGCAAGCGTTATCTTCTCCAAGTTGTTCAAGTCCTTATTTCTTAATCGGTATACCGAGTTGTACAGTGTCGGATAGAACATTAATGACTGTATCTGTTAAAGCGGAAAATGCCAAACCGTCTTCAATCAGTTTCAAAGGTGTTGATATTATCGGTGAAGGAACTTCAGTTTCTAATACTTCCGTAGCCGGAAATTATAATGTCGCTCCTGTTGTCAAACCGACTCCTGTTGCTCCGGCTCCTGTCGTGAAAGAAACTCCTAAAACAACTCCGAAAACTACAACTCCTTCAACAAAAAAAGAAACCACG
Proteins encoded:
- a CDS encoding PQQ-binding-like beta-propeller repeat protein, with the protein product MKKVFSFLAIAAILCSSMAYGTWPMFQRNAKHDGSGPAGPETNNVSWSLNLGTTCGLFSSPISDSFNGDERIFLGTQKGVYEISSQGGLIQKIDTGYGTEVSVAVHDSTIFFCSKDSLIKKNLTDSTKNWSYYLGANPSAPTIFGGNIYVYANNKLWCFVDTGLSWVTVTLDKGNDKSVSPAVDDSGNIYVATLSNPAAYYDFLLYVYNPNGTMKWGYTALTGEPTGVHGTPTIGPHGEVLVWTYPTQSWPSSLYCINESGRLWQKSSPKIRYSSVGIFGDTIIYCGDNGITACLLSDGSTVWNYALAGPITISSPAIGADGTIYVGNDAGKVLAVSKNGTLLWEYDTKQGPLGSPSIGPNKTLRINSLSGILYVFKQAVGVAEKEKIEKMVTVSPTVSATNFEIQAPERAIKKVYDIAGKLVKTIGSSSWDGTNELNKKLSNGMYFINVSVGGATVTKKIILMR
- a CDS encoding DUF5018 domain-containing protein produces the protein MKNMKKLSLFLTVCLASFIILGNSPLPAFALTEFNTVYVSTNVEIGGTVYPYLATVYASDASSVKVIVEDPRGTQFENDLSMHQGTTWFGPISISPNNEGGLWKVARVDIVDNGGASTSYSEQTDPGIFAMSGTTFNVYNSPKYIDSFTFEGLNPAVAGVINEETHKITATVPSGTDLLTLAPTVVFHGSSISPISGTAQDFTDSVANPVIYTVTAEDNATKDYEVTVNVAASTDKAITSFTIPGQVGDTTINEADENNYTINLNMPHGTKVTALTPTVIIKGNEVEPKSGITQNFANPRVKYTVTSAVDSGDTQDYFVTVNVLNRIDDTLPYLNNDQNNPDGVTINPSIIHIGNSVTATVKAHDVGSGVEFAKVTIASPSGNQTVECTTQDSEFSCDLLIPLNGELGIWEVKKLDIKDYAGNIAHFNYPEGNPSKLPTFTVTSSAKDITSFSFPEGVGAITGTDIAVTVPFGTLPLLTPTITVSEGATVSPWSGILQDFTDPVTYTVTAADSSTKVYTVTVTVAANPTKSITSFNFNELNPDVIGVINENNHTVALTVPFGTDVTMLTPTIAITGSFINPLSGIPQDFTNPVTYTVTATDMTTQDYTVTVAVAPSPAKAITAFSFVAPEANGVINEANHTIAVTVPFGTNVTMLTPTITITGQSVWPISGTAQDFSIPVDYTVTAADMTIQTYTVTVVVAATSSEKEITSFIFNELTPAAVGVINGDVITVIVPFGTNVTMLTPTIAHTGLFVNPFSGIARDFTTPQTYTVTAADFSQRVYTVNVTVALNPAKAITAFTIPNQVGTTTINEATHNIHLTMPFGADVTMLVPTIVHTGLFVNPLSDTAQDFTSPVTYTVTAADSSTQAYTVTVAAATSSAKAITSFIISDQAAAINETDHTITLTMSYGTVVTALVPTITVSAGATVNPASGVAQNFSSPVTYTVTAADNSTQTYTVTITVRGGGGGGGGGGSSYTYSSAKAITAFSFDGLKPIVGTINETNYTVLLVAPYGTDVTHLVPTITVSDKAKISPVSGVAQNFTNPVVYTVTAESGAMQTYTVTVAFTQNIKTGDINKDGKVDKYDFSILMANWGQTGLNICDVNTDSKVDKYDFSLLMLNWSL